A genomic stretch from Centroberyx gerrardi isolate f3 chromosome 10, fCenGer3.hap1.cur.20231027, whole genome shotgun sequence includes:
- the chpfa gene encoding chondroitin sulfate synthase 2, which produces MRFSMFISVLRPIGPIVIGISLGFTLSLLSVNWVEESCFLDGKANDDITVAQDGQLKGARKPNSISTGNDVESEEDFEPRIVPYKQVQQSAPKKLFRAKYISTELGMRERLFVGVLTSKNTINTLGVAVNRTISHHLDTVVFFTGMRNRKIPHGMFVVTHGDERLIWNMFQTIKYILEHYISEYDWFYFVQDDTYTEADRIKDLVGHLSMDRELYMGSPEEFIGGEMEGRYCYGGFGYLLSRTLLLRLQHFLENCRNDILSARPDEWLGRCIIDYANTNCVNEHEGLQYYHYELGKNSDPSKEENEQFKNALTVHPVSDPEQMYRLHKHFTEIELQRTYDEIAKLQAEIKNVSVVAFEGNRSAQWPVGINPPFEPKSRFEVLRWEYFTEEQIYSCIDDSPKCELRGIDRMDVADVIDIAMGELNKKYKPVLHLKKQQLINGYRRFDPTRGMEYTLDLQLEVVNQKGHSRSITKRVHLVRPLSRIEIIPMPYVTEATRVHIIIPLTLQDRSYVNHFLEVFASNAFETSENAILTLLFIYDPVEAQQVNQNDIFASVKAQINAYERKYPAVKIPWISVKTETPSQLKFMDIISKKHPVDTLFFLANVNTNINSEFLNRCRMNSINNWQVFFPVHFQDYNPDVAYHSQQPPATVDLVKDAGHFDRSTFEEACFYNSDYMATRTRMASDVQENEEILETLDIYDMFVKYSVLHVFRAVEPALHQQYRYQACNPRLSEDIYHRCVQSNLEGLGSRSQLAMLLFEQEQGNST; this is translated from the exons ATGAGATTTTCAATGTTTATTTCTGTCCTGAGGCCGATCGGGCCGATTGTAATCGGTATTTCTTTGGGGTTTACGTTGAGTTTATTGAGTGTGAATTGGGTGGAAGAATCGTGCTTTCTTGACGGTAAAGCAAACGATGATATTACTGTGGCTCAAGATGGACAGCTGAAAGGAGCCCGAAAACCCAACTCCATATCGACTGGCAACGATGTGGAGTCCGAAGAGGATTTTGAACCAAGAATAGTCCCATATAAACAAGTCCAACAAAGTGCCCCGAAGAAACTTTTTAG gGCAAAATACATAAGCACAGAGTTGGGGATGCGAGAGCGTCTGTTTGTCGGGGTCCTGACGTCCAAAAACACCATCAACACCTTGGGCGTGGCCGTCAACCGCACCATTAGCCACCACCTGGACACCGTGGTCTTCTTCACCGGCATGCGCAACCGCAAAATCCCTCATGGCATGTTTGTCGTCACTCACGGGGACGAGAGACTGATATGGAACATGTTTCAGACCATCAAATACATTCTAGAACATTACATCAGTGAGTATGACTGGTTTTACTTTGTCCAAGACGACACCTACACGGAAGCGGACCGGATCAAAGACCTGGTGGGTCACCTGAGTATGGATCGGGAGCTTTACATGGGCAGTCCTGAGGAATTCATAGGTGGCGAGATGGAAGGCAGGTACTGCTATGGGGGGTTTGGGTACCTCCTCTCACGCACCCTGCTCCTCCGGCTGCAGCACTTCCTGGAGAACTGTAGGAATGACATCCTGAGCGCCAGGCCCGACGAGTGGCTTGGAAGATGCATCATTGATTACGCCAACACAAACTGTGTCAATGAACATGAG GGGCTTCAGTACTACCACTATGAGTTGGGCAAGAACTCCGATCCAAGTAAAGAGGAGAATGAACAGTTTAAGAACGCCCTGACTGTCCATCCAGTGTCTGACCCTGAGCAGATGTACCGGCTGCACAAACACTTCACTGAGATTGAGCTCCAGAGAACCTATGATGAGATTGCTAAACTGCAG GCAGAAATAAAGAATGTGAGCGTGGTTGCTTTTGAGGGCAACCGAAGCGCCCAGTGGCCGGTGGGGATCAATCCACCTTTTGAGCCTAAATCTCGGTTTGAAGTTCTGAGGTGGGAATACTTCACAGAGGAGCAGATTTATTCATGCATCGACGACTCTCCCAAGTGCGAACTGCGCGGCATTGACCGGATGGATGTGGCTGACGTCATCGACATAGCCATGGGAGAGCTGAACAAGAAGTACAAGCCGGTCCTGCATCtgaagaagcagcagctgaTTAACGGTTACAGGCGCTTCGACCCCACCAGGGGCATGGAGTACACGCTGGACCTGCAGCTGGAGGTGGTCAACCAGAAAGGTCACAGCCGCTCCATCACCAAGCGGGTTCACCTGGTGCGACCTTTGAGCCGAATAGAGATCATCCCGATGCCCTATGTCACCGAAGCTACAAGGGTTCACATCATTATCCCTCTGACACTTCAGGACCGGAGCTACGTCAACCATTTCCTCGAAGTTTTTGCCTCAAACGCCTTTGAGACCAGTGAAAATGCCATCTTGAcgttgttgtttatttatgaCCCAGTGGAGGCGCAGCAAGTCAACCAGAACGATATATTTGCCAGTGTGAAGGCTCAAATAAATGCCTACGAACGCAAATACCCTGCAGTGAAAATCCCATGGATAAGTGTCAAGACGGAGACACCGTCCCAGCTCAAGTTCATGGACATCATCTCAAAGAAGCACCCCGTCGACACGCTGTTCTTCCTGGCTAATGTCAACACAAATATCAATTCCGAGTTCCTCAACCGCTGCCGCATGAACTCCATCAACAACTGGCAGGTGTTCTTCCCCGTCCACTTCCAGGACTACAACCCTGACGTGGCCTACCACAGCCAGCAGCCCCCGGCCACAGTCGACCTGGTCAAGGACGCGGGCCACTTTGACCGCAGCACATTCGAAGAGGCGTGCTTCTACAACTCAGACTACATGGCAACGCGCACGCGAATGGCGTCCGACGTCCAGGAGAACGAGGAGATTCTAGAGACCTTGGACATCTACGACATGTTTGTAAAGTATTCGGTTCTGCATGTGTTCAGGGCGGTGGAGCCGGCGTTGCACCAGCAGTACCGCTACCAGGCCTGCAACCCACGGCTCAGCGAAGACATCTACCATCGGTGCGTTCAGAGCAACCTGGAAGGTCTCGGGTCTCGCTCCCAGCTCGCCATGTTGCTGTTCGAGCAAGAACAAGGAAACAGCACTTGA